Proteins from a single region of Flavobacterium sp. K5-23:
- a CDS encoding co-chaperone YbbN: MSKFGELISAQVPVLIDFYTDWNESSVSMHPVIRDVAAALGDKAKVIKIDVDKNQELAEALRIKGLPTLMIYKEGQMIWRQSGELDANTIIGLVQEQI; the protein is encoded by the coding sequence ATGTCAAAATTCGGAGAACTTATAAGCGCACAAGTACCTGTGTTAATTGACTTTTACACAGATTGGAATGAATCTTCTGTATCAATGCATCCTGTAATAAGAGATGTGGCTGCGGCTCTTGGTGATAAAGCTAAGGTGATAAAAATTGACGTTGATAAAAATCAAGAGTTAGCTGAAGCCTTGCGTATAAAAGGACTTCCTACTTTGATGATTTATAAAGAAGGTCAAATGATTTGGAGACAATCAGGGGAGCTAGATGCTAACACGATCATCGGGTTAGTTCAGGAACAAATTTAG
- a CDS encoding DUF2723 domain-containing protein, translating into MATFNFNKWNTILGWFTFGVALITYTLTVEPTMSFWDCGEYIATAAKLEVGHPPGAPLYQMIGAFFAMFATDDKYIALMVNMMSVFSSAFTILFMYWSSTLILKKLITQFIVPNTIDEQPKELNKNNAIAILGSALVGSLAYTFSDSFWYNAVEAEVYAMASLFIALLFWLGLRWEQEMDTPRGNRWLLVISLVIGLSFGVHFMAVLTIPSIGLMYFFKYYKTVTVKNFIIANVVVISILLFIFKLLLPLTMSFFSKTEIFTVNSLGMPFNSGTIIVSILAIAFFYFGLKYTQKKGHIHANTLILCTLFILIGFSTWMMLPIRANANTVINENKPSDAAEVLAYYNREQYGVNPLFYGPQYTESFVGLDENNPYIDKAPNYERNDKTGKYEIVNNFKNAVQNSDDSQKTILPRMWSTDHAENYMNFTNPPAFRINPNYPYEEDLAKYGIDVNKISEEDYNKAIAQLKNEIEQTVSEFRQAYAQKQIDNDGYGKFLKSYGDYLIIEKPTTADNLSFMFEYQFGYMYFRYLMWNFVGRQSDVQGKYDYLDGNWMSGITFIDELHLGSQDNLPSDVLNNKGRNFYFFLPFLLGLIGLMYHAGKDRKSFYVLLTLFLFTGIALKIYLNERPFEPRERDYALVGSFYVFAIWIGLGVYSLYESAQKYLAPKIAGPVIICASLLAAPILMASQNWDDHDRSGKYTAFAMAKAYLNSCDPNAILFTIGDNDTFPLWYAQEIEGVRTDIKIVNTSLFMTDWYIDQMKRKSYESDPLPISFTHDQYVGDKLDYVVHIPKIESRWDIKDFLTFIKNPKATVSMQNGQTLRFYPTNKIRIPIDKDVIIKNKVVSSKYNDSIVPYIDIDIKGNALYKNRLMMLDIVANNNWKRPIYFSGGAFDNEDYLWMKDHLQLEGMVYKLVPIKTAIPKDGSPLDMGQIDSDKMYANIMKWDWGNSESNAIYHDPETRRNSITYRTNLARLMTVLIAEGKNEKAKQIIELAMTKMPLDKFGYYSLVEPFAKGYYKIGEKEKAHQLLEKLINKYKENLNYYSKLNPSDQTSIAIDIISDIERYRSLLQVMKESGDMDYYNKNRVPFNTYVQILERFGRDKE; encoded by the coding sequence ATGGCGACATTCAATTTCAATAAATGGAATACGATATTAGGATGGTTTACATTTGGAGTAGCATTAATTACATACACCCTTACTGTAGAACCTACAATGAGTTTTTGGGATTGTGGTGAATATATAGCTACAGCGGCAAAACTAGAAGTTGGACATCCTCCTGGAGCTCCATTATACCAGATGATTGGTGCCTTCTTTGCAATGTTTGCCACAGATGATAAATACATTGCCTTAATGGTAAATATGATGTCTGTTTTTTCGAGCGCCTTTACTATATTGTTTATGTATTGGTCCTCTACTCTGATATTAAAAAAACTAATCACTCAATTTATTGTTCCAAACACAATAGACGAACAGCCAAAAGAATTAAATAAAAACAATGCAATAGCAATTCTAGGAAGCGCCTTAGTAGGTTCATTAGCTTATACTTTTTCGGACAGTTTCTGGTATAATGCCGTAGAAGCCGAAGTTTACGCTATGGCCTCTTTATTTATAGCTTTATTGTTTTGGCTAGGATTACGCTGGGAACAGGAAATGGATACTCCAAGAGGAAATAGATGGTTATTAGTCATTTCACTTGTTATTGGACTTTCGTTTGGAGTTCACTTTATGGCAGTACTGACCATCCCTTCTATAGGACTTATGTACTTTTTTAAATATTACAAAACCGTAACAGTTAAAAATTTCATCATCGCAAATGTTGTTGTAATTTCAATTTTATTATTTATTTTCAAATTACTGCTTCCTTTAACGATGTCATTCTTTAGCAAAACAGAAATTTTTACGGTAAACAGTTTAGGAATGCCATTTAACTCTGGAACAATTATAGTTAGCATATTAGCAATTGCTTTCTTTTATTTCGGATTAAAATACACTCAGAAAAAAGGGCATATTCACGCCAATACTCTTATACTTTGTACTTTATTTATCTTAATAGGATTCTCAACTTGGATGATGCTTCCTATAAGAGCAAATGCAAATACTGTAATTAACGAAAATAAACCATCAGATGCTGCTGAAGTTCTGGCGTATTACAATAGAGAACAATATGGAGTAAATCCACTTTTTTATGGTCCTCAATATACGGAGTCTTTTGTAGGTCTTGACGAGAACAACCCTTATATAGACAAGGCTCCTAACTACGAAAGAAATGATAAAACCGGGAAATATGAAATTGTAAATAATTTCAAAAATGCAGTACAGAATAGTGACGACAGCCAAAAAACTATTCTTCCAAGAATGTGGAGCACTGATCATGCAGAAAACTATATGAATTTTACTAATCCTCCGGCATTTAGAATAAACCCTAATTATCCTTACGAAGAGGATTTAGCTAAATACGGCATTGATGTAAATAAAATATCTGAGGAAGATTACAATAAAGCTATTGCTCAGCTGAAAAATGAAATCGAACAAACCGTATCTGAATTCAGACAAGCCTATGCCCAAAAACAAATCGACAATGATGGCTACGGTAAATTCTTAAAAAGCTATGGTGATTATTTAATTATAGAAAAACCAACCACTGCGGATAATTTGAGTTTTATGTTCGAATACCAATTTGGCTATATGTACTTTAGGTATTTGATGTGGAACTTTGTTGGAAGACAAAGTGACGTACAAGGAAAATACGACTATTTAGACGGAAATTGGATGAGTGGAATAACTTTCATTGATGAACTTCATTTAGGCTCCCAAGACAATTTACCCTCAGATGTATTAAACAATAAAGGACGTAATTTTTATTTCTTCTTGCCTTTCCTTTTAGGATTAATTGGATTGATGTATCATGCCGGTAAGGACAGAAAAAGTTTTTATGTTCTATTAACTTTATTCTTATTTACAGGTATCGCACTAAAAATTTACCTCAACGAAAGACCATTCGAACCTAGAGAAAGAGATTATGCCTTAGTGGGCTCTTTTTATGTTTTTGCTATCTGGATAGGCCTTGGTGTTTATTCCTTATACGAAAGTGCCCAGAAATACCTAGCTCCAAAAATTGCTGGTCCAGTAATCATTTGCGCCAGTTTATTAGCAGCGCCTATTCTTATGGCTTCCCAAAACTGGGATGATCACGATCGCTCTGGGAAATATACCGCATTTGCAATGGCTAAAGCATATCTTAATTCATGCGACCCAAATGCAATTTTATTCACGATAGGAGATAACGACACTTTCCCTCTTTGGTATGCACAAGAAATCGAAGGAGTGAGAACGGATATTAAAATCGTAAACACCAGTCTATTTATGACGGACTGGTATATTGACCAGATGAAGAGAAAATCATACGAGTCAGACCCATTACCTATTTCATTCACTCACGATCAATATGTGGGAGACAAACTGGATTATGTAGTACACATTCCAAAAATAGAAAGCCGATGGGACATAAAAGATTTTTTGACTTTTATCAAAAACCCTAAAGCGACTGTGTCTATGCAAAATGGACAAACATTGCGTTTTTACCCAACAAACAAAATCAGAATTCCTATTGACAAAGACGTCATTATAAAGAACAAGGTGGTGTCATCTAAATATAACGACTCAATTGTTCCATATATAGATATAGACATCAAAGGAAATGCATTGTACAAAAACAGATTGATGATGCTGGACATTGTAGCTAACAACAACTGGAAACGACCTATTTATTTCAGCGGAGGTGCATTTGACAACGAAGATTACCTATGGATGAAAGACCATCTTCAATTAGAGGGTATGGTTTATAAATTAGTTCCAATAAAAACTGCGATACCAAAAGACGGTAGCCCTCTTGATATGGGACAAATTGATTCTGATAAAATGTACGCTAATATTATGAAATGGGACTGGGGAAATAGCGAAAGTAACGCTATCTACCACGATCCAGAAACGAGAAGAAATAGTATTACATATAGAACTAATCTTGCCCGTTTAATGACCGTATTAATTGCTGAAGGAAAAAACGAAAAGGCAAAACAAATTATAGAGTTGGCAATGACAAAAATGCCTTTAGACAAATTTGGCTACTACTCTCTTGTGGAACCATTTGCAAAAGGGTATTATAAAATTGGTGAAAAAGAAAAAGCACATCAACTGCTTGAAAAGCTAATCAATAAATACAAGGAAAACTTAAACTATTACAGTAAGCTAAACCCTTCTGACCAAACGAGTATCGCCATCGATATCATATCTGACATTGAACGATACCGCAGTTTATTACAAGTGATGAAAGAAAGCGGAGATATGGATTATTACAATAAAAACAGAGTCCCTTTTAATACTTATGTTCAAATACTTGAACGTTTTGGGAGAGATAAAGAATAA
- the infB gene encoding translation initiation factor IF-2 — protein MSEERIIRINKVLRELNISLERAVDYLKDKGIAIEANPNTKISDDVYNVLCGQFAGDKGKKEASKEVGEEKRKEKEALRVEREKEIEDKRRQDEERLKQQEVIKARAVVTGPVQVGKIDLNPKKVTPVTPVVEKKETPEVKAPVEKPVQKEPTLEKPVSDKKEVKAVVEPKEPKKEPKKEVVAEVKEAPKAAEAPVAKEVPSKDAPAKEAAAKEVSADGTPVEEAIATQYQKLSGTKLTGQTIDLSQFNKPKKKKEDPKITPNKPGAAGAANKNKRKRIAPKPGAPRPATGVPGAPNPNKITPNTGGGGFNANRSSRPGFVKGNRPAIVAKVEPTEEEVKNQIRETLEKLQGKKGGKSKAAKYRRDKRDTHRQKSDEEQRAIDEGSKTIKVTEFVTVGEIAIMMDVPITKVIGTCMSLGIMVTMNQRLDAETLTIVADEFGYEVEFITVDIEDAIEVVEDKEEDLVFRAPIVTVMGHVDHGKTSLLDYIRKENVIAGESGGITQHIGAYGVTLDNGQKIAFLDTPGHEAFTAMRARGAQVTDIAIIVIAADDDIMPQTKEAISHAQAAGVPIIFAINKVDKPNSNPEKIKEKLAGMNLLVEDWGGKFQSHDISAKVGTGVKELLEKVLLEAEVLDLKSNPNKAAQGTVVEAFLDKGKGYVSTILVQHGTLKVGDYMLAGKHHGKIKAMHDERGNIVEEAGPSTPVSVLGLDGAATAGDKFNIFEDEKEAKQIASKRSQLMREQSVRTQRHITLDEIGRRIALGQFKELNVILKGDVDGSVEALSDSFSKLSTEEIQINIIHKGVGAITETDVMLASASDAIIIGFNVRPAGNARQLADKEEIDIRYYSIIYAAIDDLKDAMEGMLAPEMKEEILGTAEIREIFKISKVGSIAGCMVMDGKIARSSKIRIIREGVVVHTGELIALKRFKDDVKEVAKGYDCGIQIKGYNDIEERDVIEAYHEVAIKKKLK, from the coding sequence ATGTCTGAAGAGAGAATTATTAGAATAAACAAAGTTTTAAGGGAATTGAATATTTCTTTGGAAAGAGCTGTGGATTATCTAAAAGATAAAGGGATTGCTATTGAAGCAAATCCAAACACAAAAATTTCTGATGATGTATACAATGTGTTGTGCGGTCAATTTGCAGGTGACAAAGGGAAAAAAGAGGCTTCTAAAGAAGTAGGGGAAGAGAAAAGAAAAGAGAAAGAGGCTTTGCGTGTTGAGAGAGAAAAAGAAATCGAAGACAAACGCAGGCAAGATGAGGAACGACTAAAACAGCAAGAAGTTATAAAAGCGAGAGCTGTTGTGACTGGACCTGTTCAAGTTGGGAAAATTGATCTTAATCCAAAGAAAGTTACTCCAGTAACGCCAGTTGTTGAGAAAAAAGAAACTCCTGAAGTTAAAGCTCCTGTAGAGAAGCCAGTGCAAAAAGAGCCAACCCTTGAAAAACCTGTTTCAGACAAAAAAGAAGTAAAAGCTGTTGTAGAGCCAAAAGAACCAAAGAAAGAACCTAAAAAAGAGGTTGTTGCTGAAGTGAAAGAAGCTCCAAAAGCAGCAGAAGCTCCAGTTGCTAAAGAAGTTCCTTCAAAGGATGCTCCAGCTAAAGAAGCTGCGGCTAAAGAAGTTTCAGCTGACGGAACTCCGGTTGAGGAAGCAATTGCTACTCAGTATCAAAAATTATCAGGTACTAAGTTAACGGGTCAAACAATTGATTTGTCTCAGTTCAACAAACCTAAAAAGAAAAAAGAAGACCCTAAAATTACTCCAAATAAACCTGGAGCTGCTGGGGCTGCAAATAAAAACAAACGCAAGAGAATTGCTCCTAAGCCAGGAGCACCGAGACCTGCGACTGGTGTTCCTGGAGCGCCTAATCCTAATAAAATCACTCCAAACACTGGTGGTGGTGGATTTAATGCCAATAGAAGTTCTAGACCTGGTTTTGTAAAAGGGAACAGACCTGCTATTGTTGCAAAAGTAGAGCCTACTGAAGAGGAAGTAAAAAACCAAATCCGTGAAACTTTAGAAAAACTACAAGGTAAAAAAGGTGGTAAATCTAAAGCGGCGAAATACAGAAGAGATAAAAGAGATACGCACCGTCAGAAATCTGATGAAGAGCAAAGAGCTATTGACGAAGGAAGTAAAACTATAAAAGTTACTGAGTTTGTTACTGTAGGTGAAATTGCAATCATGATGGATGTGCCAATTACTAAGGTTATTGGAACATGTATGTCTCTTGGAATCATGGTAACCATGAACCAACGTCTTGACGCAGAAACTTTGACAATTGTTGCAGATGAATTTGGTTATGAAGTTGAATTCATTACTGTTGATATCGAAGATGCGATTGAAGTTGTTGAAGATAAAGAAGAAGATTTAGTATTCAGAGCACCTATTGTTACGGTAATGGGTCACGTCGATCACGGTAAAACATCTTTACTGGATTACATCCGTAAGGAAAATGTTATTGCAGGAGAGTCTGGAGGAATTACACAGCACATTGGTGCATACGGAGTAACTTTAGATAATGGGCAAAAAATTGCGTTCCTTGATACACCAGGTCACGAGGCGTTTACCGCGATGCGTGCACGTGGAGCTCAGGTTACTGATATAGCTATTATTGTAATTGCAGCTGATGATGACATCATGCCGCAAACAAAAGAGGCGATTTCTCACGCACAAGCTGCTGGAGTTCCTATCATCTTTGCTATAAACAAAGTAGATAAGCCTAACTCTAACCCAGAGAAAATTAAAGAGAAATTAGCAGGTATGAATTTACTTGTTGAAGACTGGGGTGGAAAATTCCAATCTCATGATATCTCTGCAAAAGTAGGTACAGGAGTAAAAGAATTATTAGAAAAAGTATTATTGGAAGCTGAAGTTTTAGATTTAAAATCTAATCCGAATAAAGCAGCTCAAGGAACAGTTGTTGAAGCCTTTTTAGATAAAGGTAAAGGATATGTTTCTACTATATTAGTACAACACGGTACGTTAAAAGTGGGTGATTATATGTTAGCTGGAAAGCATCATGGTAAAATCAAAGCGATGCATGATGAAAGAGGGAATATTGTAGAAGAAGCAGGTCCTTCGACTCCAGTATCCGTTTTAGGTCTTGATGGTGCAGCTACTGCCGGTGATAAGTTCAATATTTTTGAAGACGAAAAAGAAGCAAAACAAATTGCATCTAAACGTTCTCAATTAATGCGTGAACAATCTGTACGTACACAACGTCACATTACTTTAGATGAAATTGGACGTCGTATTGCTTTAGGTCAGTTTAAAGAATTGAACGTGATCCTTAAAGGAGATGTTGATGGTTCGGTTGAAGCATTATCTGATTCGTTCTCTAAATTATCTACTGAAGAAATTCAAATTAATATCATTCATAAAGGTGTTGGAGCAATTACTGAAACTGACGTTATGTTAGCTTCTGCTTCTGATGCAATCATTATCGGATTTAATGTTCGTCCTGCTGGAAATGCGAGACAGCTTGCTGATAAAGAAGAAATTGATATCCGTTACTATTCTATTATCTATGCAGCTATCGATGACTTGAAAGATGCAATGGAAGGAATGCTTGCTCCAGAGATGAAAGAAGAAATTCTGGGTACTGCTGAGATTAGAGAGATATTCAAAATCTCTAAAGTGGGATCTATTGCAGGTTGTATGGTTATGGACGGTAAAATCGCAAGAAGCTCTAAAATCAGAATTATCCGTGAGGGAGTTGTGGTTCATACAGGTGAGCTTATTGCACTGAAACGTTTCAAAGACGATGTGAAAGAAGTAGCTAAAGGGTATGATTGTGGTATCCAAATTAAAGGATACAACGACATTGAAGAAAGAGATGTTATTGAAGCTTACCATGAGGTAGCTATCAAAAAGAAATTGAAATAG
- a CDS encoding SPOR domain-containing protein, translating into MRILTLRKVGLYVFTLFSTCYIYAQDNNTTVSQDPKFEQLLNEKRKINASITVNERYKIQTFSGDSENAKRTFNDCKQEFRDLDGTIVFFAPNYKVWIGNFRTRIEAERNLKEIKKKYNNALLIKPKK; encoded by the coding sequence ATGAGAATTTTAACACTGAGAAAAGTTGGCCTGTATGTTTTCACATTATTTTCAACCTGCTATATATACGCTCAGGATAATAACACAACAGTAAGTCAGGATCCAAAATTTGAACAGCTTTTAAATGAAAAGAGAAAGATAAACGCTTCAATTACTGTAAATGAACGTTATAAAATACAAACTTTTAGCGGAGACAGTGAAAACGCAAAAAGGACTTTTAACGATTGCAAACAAGAATTCAGAGACCTCGATGGTACAATTGTGTTCTTCGCACCTAACTATAAAGTTTGGATAGGTAATTTCAGAACAAGGATTGAAGCAGAACGAAACCTGAAAGAAATCAAGAAGAAATACAATAACGCACTCTTGATTAAACCAAAGAAATAA
- a CDS encoding universal stress protein yields MKRILVPTDFSEHAENALKVAAQVAKKNKCEIYLLHMLEIPSQLNDAITGASGIPEVMLFIKKAQQTFEKLKQQDYLEGVTVHESIQFERVFEGILSFSKKNEIDLIVMGSHGVSGIEEILVGSNTEKIVRLSDCPVLVIKKDTKEFKPNHFIFASDFTQEIKKPFEKMIEFVEIFDAKLLLVMICTPNSFKTTVFSEKIMKDFISEFKIKNYSMHIYNDTNIEKGILNFANKTNADLIGLCTHGRTGLAHFFTGSISEDLVNHTARPVITFKI; encoded by the coding sequence ATGAAACGAATTCTAGTTCCCACAGACTTCTCAGAGCATGCCGAAAACGCCTTAAAAGTAGCCGCCCAAGTAGCTAAAAAAAACAAATGCGAAATATATTTGCTCCACATGTTGGAAATTCCAAGCCAATTGAACGACGCGATAACAGGAGCAAGTGGTATTCCAGAAGTGATGTTATTTATAAAAAAAGCACAACAAACCTTTGAAAAATTAAAACAACAAGACTACCTAGAGGGAGTCACAGTACACGAATCCATACAATTCGAAAGAGTATTCGAAGGAATTCTTTCTTTCAGCAAAAAGAACGAAATAGATTTAATCGTTATGGGATCTCATGGCGTTTCTGGAATAGAAGAAATTCTTGTAGGTTCAAATACTGAAAAAATAGTACGCCTTTCAGATTGCCCCGTTTTAGTCATTAAAAAAGACACTAAAGAATTCAAACCTAACCATTTTATTTTCGCTTCAGACTTCACTCAAGAAATAAAAAAACCATTTGAAAAAATGATTGAATTCGTTGAAATATTTGACGCAAAACTACTTTTAGTGATGATTTGCACACCAAATAGTTTCAAAACAACTGTTTTTTCAGAAAAAATAATGAAAGATTTTATAAGTGAATTTAAAATCAAAAATTATTCTATGCATATATATAACGATACAAATATTGAAAAAGGCATCCTCAACTTTGCAAATAAAACAAATGCCGACTTAATAGGATTGTGCACACATGGAAGAACAGGGTTAGCACACTTTTTTACTGGAAGTATAAGCGAAGATCTTGTAAACCACACCGCGAGACCTGTAATAACTTTCAAGATTTAA
- the rimP gene encoding ribosome assembly cofactor RimP encodes MTFKEKVNKLLIESLSEKPSLFLIDLTITDAFKVIVTLDGDNGVALQDCIDISRSIENNIDREEQDFSLEVASAGVSYPLSHIRQYKKNIGRTLIVKTATEVIEAKLVDANDDFVILSWEAREPKKIGKGKETVQKKQEITYADIKEAIVTVTF; translated from the coding sequence ATGACATTTAAAGAAAAAGTAAATAAGTTGTTGATAGAAAGTCTTTCAGAGAAGCCATCGCTTTTTTTGATTGATTTGACTATTACGGATGCTTTTAAAGTTATTGTAACTTTAGACGGCGATAATGGAGTGGCTTTGCAAGACTGTATTGATATCAGTCGTTCAATTGAGAATAATATTGATAGAGAAGAGCAAGATTTTTCTCTAGAAGTTGCCTCGGCAGGGGTTTCTTATCCATTATCCCACATCAGGCAATATAAAAAAAATATAGGTAGAACACTGATTGTGAAAACTGCTACAGAAGTTATTGAAGCAAAATTAGTAGATGCTAATGATGATTTCGTAATTTTGTCTTGGGAAGCCAGAGAGCCTAAAAAGATAGGAAAAGGTAAAGAGACTGTTCAGAAAAAACAGGAAATTACTTATGCAGATATAAAAGAAGCAATCGTTACAGTAACATTTTAA
- the nusA gene encoding transcription termination factor NusA: MENLALIDSFSEFKDNKLIDRVTLMAILEDVFRNALKKKYGSDDNFDIIINPDKGDMEIWQRRVIVADDDLDLDHLEITLTEARKIEPDFEIGEEVSEEVKLVDLGRRAILALRQNLISKIHEHDNTNLYKQFKDLVGDIYTAEVHHVRPRVVILVDDEGNEIVLPKEKQIPSDFFRKGDNVRGIIESVELKGNKPQIIMSRTSEKFLEKLFEQEIPEVFDGLIMVKNVVRIPGEKAKVAVDSYDDRIDPVGACVGMKGSRIHGIVRELGNENIDVINYTSNIQLYITRALSPAKISSIKINEETKRAEVFLKLEEVSKAIGRGGHNIRLAGLLTGYELDVIREGDVAGVTADEDDVELTEFSDEIEGWVIEEFAKIGLDTAKSILKQDVEDLVRRTDLEEETILDVMKILKEEFDS, from the coding sequence ATGGAAAATTTAGCATTAATCGATTCATTCTCGGAGTTTAAGGACAATAAACTCATTGATCGTGTAACGCTTATGGCAATTTTAGAAGATGTATTTAGAAATGCATTGAAAAAGAAATACGGTTCAGACGATAATTTTGATATCATTATCAATCCTGATAAAGGTGATATGGAAATCTGGCAGAGAAGAGTGATAGTTGCTGATGATGATTTAGATTTAGATCACCTTGAGATAACTTTGACTGAAGCAAGAAAAATCGAACCTGATTTTGAAATTGGCGAAGAAGTTTCTGAAGAAGTGAAGTTAGTGGATCTTGGAAGAAGAGCTATTTTGGCTTTACGTCAAAATCTTATTTCTAAAATTCATGAACATGACAATACGAACTTATATAAGCAATTTAAGGATTTAGTAGGTGATATTTATACTGCCGAAGTACATCATGTACGTCCAAGAGTTGTTATACTAGTTGATGATGAAGGAAATGAAATCGTTTTGCCAAAAGAGAAACAAATTCCTTCTGACTTTTTCCGTAAAGGGGATAACGTACGTGGAATAATTGAAAGTGTTGAGTTAAAAGGAAACAAACCTCAGATAATTATGTCTAGAACTTCTGAAAAGTTCTTGGAAAAATTATTCGAACAAGAAATTCCTGAAGTTTTTGACGGTTTGATAATGGTTAAAAACGTTGTGAGAATTCCGGGTGAAAAAGCAAAAGTGGCTGTTGATTCTTATGATGATAGAATTGATCCAGTAGGAGCTTGTGTGGGAATGAAAGGTTCTCGTATTCATGGAATTGTTCGTGAATTAGGTAATGAAAATATCGATGTTATTAATTATACCAGTAACATTCAATTATATATAACAAGAGCATTAAGTCCAGCGAAAATTTCTTCGATTAAAATCAATGAAGAAACTAAAAGAGCTGAAGTGTTTTTGAAATTAGAAGAAGTCTCTAAAGCCATTGGTAGAGGAGGGCATAACATTAGATTAGCGGGTCTTTTGACTGGTTATGAACTAGATGTTATCCGTGAAGGTGATGTTGCGGGTGTTACTGCTGATGAAGACGATGTTGAGTTGACTGAGTTTTCTGACGAAATAGAAGGATGGGTTATAGAAGAATTCGCGAAAATTGGTTTGGATACTGCAAAAAGTATCTTGAAACAAGATGTAGAGGATTTAGTAAGAAGAACTGACCTAGAAGAGGAAACGATTCTAGATGTAATGAAAATATTGAAAGAAGAATTTGATAGTTAA
- a CDS encoding polysaccharide deacetylase family protein: MGFYWIKTNFLIKKIFSNYIWDKPNSENKIYLTFDDGPTPEITEWVLNQLEKYQAKATFFCIGKNIEANPSIFEKIIKKGHSIGNHTFNHLNGWKTTTKVYLENINRCEEIISENTFGIAPLVSKIFRPPYGKIKPLQTAKLKKAGYEIIMWDVLSADFDTSITPEKCLDNVISNIKPGSIVVFHDSVKAFKNLEYALPKTLEFINKNGFVYEIL; the protein is encoded by the coding sequence ATGGGCTTCTATTGGATAAAAACAAACTTCCTAATTAAAAAAATCTTCTCAAATTACATTTGGGACAAGCCAAATAGTGAAAATAAAATCTACCTTACTTTTGATGATGGACCTACACCTGAAATTACTGAATGGGTTTTAAATCAATTAGAAAAATACCAAGCAAAAGCCACTTTTTTTTGCATTGGAAAAAACATAGAAGCAAATCCTTCCATTTTCGAGAAAATAATCAAAAAAGGACATTCAATAGGCAACCACACTTTTAATCATTTAAATGGATGGAAAACAACAACTAAAGTGTACCTAGAAAACATAAATAGATGTGAAGAAATTATCTCTGAAAATACATTTGGAATAGCTCCTTTAGTATCAAAAATATTCAGACCGCCTTACGGCAAAATAAAGCCTTTACAAACAGCCAAATTAAAAAAGGCAGGGTATGAAATAATAATGTGGGATGTGCTTAGTGCCGATTTTGACACCAGTATTACTCCTGAAAAATGTTTGGATAATGTAATTTCGAATATAAAACCAGGTAGTATAGTCGTTTTTCACGACAGCGTGAAAGCATTCAAAAATCTTGAATATGCTTTACCTAAAACACTTGAATTTATAAATAAAAATGGGTTTGTTTACGAGATACTATAA